One Chlorobaculum limnaeum genomic window carries:
- the hslU gene encoding ATP-dependent protease ATPase subunit HslU — protein sequence MNNDIQDLTQPDEPQASPVKLIDKEQFTPTQIVEQLDKYIIGQKDAKKSVAIALRNRLRRQNVSEELRDEIMPNNIIMIGPTGVGKTEIARRLAKLARAPFVKVEASKFTEVGYVGRDVESMIRDLVEQSVAMVRSEKSEEVREKAALLVEERLLDILLPPVSGLEEPERSGEEEAMVVSGDAEVVEEKNLEREVNRKSRQKMLERLRSGRMDDRQIEMETTSDGPGGMMQIFGPLGQMEEIGGIMQDLMSGMPKKKKKRRLTIAEARKLLEQEEVQKLIDMDAVVKEALRKVEESGIVFIDEIDKIAAPTTGAGGKGPDVSREGVQRDLLPIVEGSAVSTKYGVVKTDHVLFIASGAFHVARPSDLIPELQGRFPIRVELKSLTEEDFYLILTQPRNALIKQYRAMLETEQIDLEFTDEAIREIARTAAKVNETVENIGARRLHTILTNLLEELMFGVPEMLSDGSIADNRVVIDADQVREKLGKVVADRDLSQYIL from the coding sequence AGTTCACACCGACGCAGATCGTCGAGCAGCTCGACAAATACATCATCGGCCAGAAAGATGCCAAGAAATCGGTGGCTATCGCCCTGCGCAACCGTCTTCGCCGTCAGAACGTGAGCGAGGAGCTGCGTGACGAGATCATGCCGAACAACATCATCATGATCGGGCCAACCGGCGTTGGCAAGACCGAAATCGCCCGCCGCCTCGCCAAGCTGGCGCGCGCGCCCTTCGTGAAGGTCGAGGCGTCGAAGTTCACCGAGGTCGGCTACGTAGGCCGCGACGTCGAGTCGATGATCCGCGACCTGGTTGAGCAGTCGGTGGCGATGGTGCGCAGCGAAAAGTCGGAGGAGGTGCGCGAAAAGGCGGCGCTGCTCGTCGAGGAGCGTCTGCTCGACATCCTTTTGCCTCCCGTGAGCGGCCTCGAAGAGCCGGAGCGTTCCGGCGAGGAGGAGGCCATGGTGGTTTCGGGTGATGCCGAGGTGGTCGAGGAGAAGAATCTCGAACGCGAGGTCAACCGCAAGAGCCGCCAGAAGATGCTCGAACGTCTGCGCAGCGGCCGGATGGACGATCGCCAGATCGAGATGGAGACCACTAGCGACGGGCCGGGCGGCATGATGCAGATTTTCGGCCCGCTCGGGCAGATGGAGGAGATCGGTGGCATCATGCAGGATCTCATGAGCGGGATGCCGAAGAAGAAGAAAAAGCGCCGTCTGACCATCGCCGAGGCCCGCAAGCTGCTCGAACAGGAAGAGGTGCAGAAGCTCATCGACATGGACGCCGTGGTCAAGGAGGCGCTTCGCAAGGTCGAGGAGTCGGGCATTGTTTTCATCGACGAGATCGACAAGATCGCCGCGCCCACCACTGGCGCGGGCGGCAAGGGGCCGGACGTGAGCCGCGAAGGGGTGCAGCGCGACTTGCTGCCTATCGTCGAAGGTTCGGCGGTCTCCACCAAGTACGGCGTCGTCAAGACCGACCACGTGCTCTTCATCGCTTCGGGCGCATTCCACGTGGCGCGTCCCTCCGACCTCATTCCCGAACTCCAGGGACGTTTCCCGATCAGGGTCGAGCTGAAAAGTCTCACCGAGGAGGATTTCTACCTGATCCTGACCCAGCCGCGCAACGCGCTCATCAAGCAGTACCGCGCGATGCTCGAAACCGAACAGATCGACCTCGAATTCACCGATGAAGCGATCCGCGAGATCGCCCGGACGGCGGCAAAGGTGAACGAGACTGTCGAGAACATCGGCGCGAGGCGGCTGCACACGATTCTGACCAACCTGCTCGAAGAGCTGATGTTCGGCGTTCCCGAGATGCTCTCCGACGGCAGCATCGCCGACAACAGGGTGGTCATCGACGCCGATCAGGTGCGCGAAAAGCTCGGCAAGGTGGTCGCCGACAGGGATCTGAGCCAGTATATCCTCTAA
- the aroQ gene encoding type II 3-dehydroquinate dehydratase — translation MNSTSILVMNGPNLSRLGKREPEIYGSLTLDEINRGIAEAFPSVTFEFFQSEHEGALLEKLFEVEERGGCAGVVLNAGALTHYSIALRDAISSIRVPVVEVHLSNVHKREEFRHHSVLSAVCIGVIAGFGVESYHLGVRALLGRD, via the coding sequence ATGAATTCTACCTCCATTCTGGTCATGAACGGGCCGAATCTTTCACGTCTCGGAAAGCGCGAGCCTGAAATTTACGGCAGTCTCACCCTCGACGAGATTAACCGGGGAATCGCCGAGGCGTTTCCGTCGGTGACATTTGAATTTTTCCAGTCGGAGCATGAAGGTGCGTTGCTGGAGAAGCTCTTCGAGGTCGAAGAGCGTGGTGGCTGCGCGGGGGTGGTGCTCAATGCGGGCGCTCTGACGCACTACTCCATTGCCCTGCGCGACGCCATCAGCTCGATCAGGGTTCCCGTGGTCGAGGTGCACCTTTCCAACGTGCACAAACGCGAGGAGTTCCGTCACCACTCGGTGCTCTCCGCCGTCTGCATCGGCGTGATTGCCGGTTTCGGCGTCGAGAGCTACCACCTTGGTGTGAGGGCCCTCTTGGGGCGGGATTGA
- a CDS encoding tetratricopeptide repeat protein translates to MTTFLTALLLMLSQPVDGNTASKSNENSVIDAADQAFKSLHYEKADSLYNVMIQDGKESAALYWKLARLNISVAEAIPPAEREKRMPWYSKAVDYGRKAVQLDDSNASAHTWLAAALALKADRIGAKEKLNRAAEIKRELDRALELNPNDDVAWSMLGSYNFEVSKIGWFNRFMGGTFVGQMPKGSREEAEKNFKKAISLNPRVIRHYHELALLYIEEDRKQEALNALRMAATKPVLMKSDARRLNEIRRLITRLSKELEGK, encoded by the coding sequence GTGACGACGTTTCTGACGGCACTCTTGCTTATGCTGTCGCAGCCGGTTGACGGAAACACGGCCAGCAAAAGTAACGAAAACTCCGTGATCGACGCCGCCGATCAGGCTTTTAAATCCCTGCACTACGAAAAAGCCGACTCGCTGTATAACGTAATGATCCAGGACGGAAAAGAGTCGGCAGCGCTCTACTGGAAGCTCGCCCGCCTGAACATCAGCGTCGCCGAAGCGATCCCGCCGGCTGAACGGGAAAAACGGATGCCCTGGTACTCCAAGGCGGTCGATTATGGTCGAAAGGCGGTGCAGCTCGACGACAGCAACGCCAGCGCCCACACCTGGCTTGCCGCCGCCCTGGCCCTTAAGGCCGACAGGATTGGGGCGAAAGAGAAGCTGAACAGAGCCGCCGAAATCAAACGCGAACTCGACCGGGCGCTGGAGCTGAACCCGAACGACGATGTCGCCTGGTCGATGCTCGGTTCATACAATTTCGAGGTATCGAAGATCGGATGGTTCAACCGCTTCATGGGCGGCACCTTCGTCGGGCAAATGCCCAAAGGGAGCCGTGAAGAGGCGGAAAAGAATTTCAAGAAGGCGATCAGCCTCAATCCGAGGGTCATCAGGCACTACCACGAACTGGCGCTGCTCTACATCGAAGAGGATAGAAAACAGGAGGCACTGAACGCCCTGCGAATGGCGGCGACCAAACCGGTGCTCATGAAAAGCGACGCAAGACGGCTGAACGAAATCAGGCGGCTGATCACCAGGCTCTCGAAAGAGCTGGAAGGTAAGTGA
- a CDS encoding DoxX family protein, with translation MTDFQWNRSYLNKHKLKAFGVIGVLALRYLYTALFIYGFVHKIMRGWMWSDILTQHFTQRLHELLATAASPGSIEATIAAWQAAYLQHFALPLVMPIAWIVTIGELVIGVALLLGVTTRINAAFGLFMLLNFAAGGYYNETIPPLVTISILLIVLPTGHWLGLDRTLNRKYPDLPWFK, from the coding sequence ATGACCGACTTTCAGTGGAATCGAAGTTATCTGAACAAGCACAAGCTCAAGGCATTTGGCGTCATTGGCGTGCTTGCGCTGAGATACCTCTACACCGCGCTCTTCATCTACGGCTTCGTCCATAAAATCATGCGCGGCTGGATGTGGAGCGACATTCTGACTCAACATTTCACGCAAAGACTGCACGAACTGCTCGCCACGGCCGCATCGCCCGGCTCCATCGAGGCAACCATAGCCGCATGGCAAGCGGCGTACCTGCAACATTTCGCCCTGCCGCTCGTCATGCCCATCGCCTGGATCGTCACCATCGGCGAGCTCGTCATCGGCGTCGCGCTGCTTCTCGGTGTCACCACGCGCATCAATGCGGCGTTCGGACTCTTCATGCTGCTGAATTTCGCGGCTGGCGGATACTACAACGAAACCATCCCGCCGCTGGTCACGATTTCGATACTCCTCATCGTTCTGCCGACCGGCCACTGGCTCGGACTCGACCGCACGCTCAACAGGAAATACCCCGATTTACCATGGTTCAAATGA
- the priA gene encoding replication restart helicase PriA: MLAIVYVERIYRDEPFLLKVPEGLAAKIQPGCHALVSLARHKASAYTGYVWSLEESGDSETEGEVLDLLNGGVPVLTPVMLKLALWISDYYAALPIDCLSTAIPAPLRSVVDDVVELAGFQLESPDSRLKSTDLRRSILKELATAKRLTVRQLRKRLGRRELYSALGELERAGLVTVRKSFMETKPRTVAAWRLASAIPEEPEKLLARTSKKRVAYELLASAPQRLFRAGEGGISRAMFNGLVALGLAEKCEVPAPTRESLRFEEPHKEIASLGKHQQIALDALGEALRRKSFQTLLLHGVTGSGKTLVYIELLRKVLTEGKTAIVLVPEISLTPQTAARFRHYFGDDIQIMHSAMSDREKYDAWQRLRQGKARIALGARSTIFAPLENVGAIIVDEEHDAAYKQDRTPRYHARDTAVMRAKFENALCVLGSATPSFESYRNALEGKYALLELPERVDNARMPSIKLVWMPGSQRVTPSISGALYDSIRDRLRRDEQVILLQNRRGFAGSILCFDCGHTPQCRFCNIPLVYHTSDQSLRCHYCGHIEPFRQRCPACKSENLFYKSSGTERIEEELNKLFPGERILRMDIDTTSTKDAHASLLTAFREKSARILLGTQMVAKGLDFPEVTLVGVLMADIGLNLPDFRASERIYSLLMQVAGRAGRSSMPGEVLLQLYNRDNELFQHVIRADYRKFFEAEMTTRLELGYPPFTRLVKFECSSPSESVAEKGALALREHLRPMVPEEFGAILGPAPAGINRIKGRYRYQLILKLSGIKLPSAMLRQVQHDTLSAFRGENLVITVDVDPQHLL, from the coding sequence ATGCTTGCGATTGTCTATGTAGAGCGAATCTATCGTGACGAGCCGTTTCTTCTGAAGGTGCCGGAGGGGCTGGCGGCGAAGATTCAGCCGGGCTGTCATGCACTGGTCAGCCTCGCCCGCCACAAGGCTTCTGCCTACACCGGCTATGTCTGGTCGCTTGAGGAGTCGGGCGACAGCGAAACTGAAGGCGAGGTTCTCGACCTGCTCAACGGCGGCGTTCCGGTGCTTACTCCCGTGATGCTGAAGCTCGCCCTCTGGATTTCAGACTACTATGCAGCCCTCCCCATCGACTGCCTCTCCACCGCCATTCCGGCACCGCTCAGGAGCGTCGTCGATGACGTGGTGGAGCTTGCCGGTTTCCAGCTCGAAAGTCCGGACTCGCGCCTCAAAAGCACCGACCTGCGCCGGAGCATTTTGAAGGAGCTGGCGACGGCGAAGCGGCTCACCGTGCGGCAGCTCCGCAAGCGTCTTGGCCGAAGGGAGCTGTACAGCGCTCTCGGCGAGCTTGAACGCGCGGGACTGGTCACGGTGCGCAAGAGCTTCATGGAGACGAAGCCCCGCACCGTCGCGGCATGGCGGCTGGCGTCGGCGATTCCGGAGGAGCCGGAAAAGCTCCTTGCCCGCACGTCGAAGAAACGGGTGGCCTACGAGCTGCTCGCCTCCGCTCCGCAGCGACTGTTCCGGGCCGGTGAAGGCGGCATATCGAGAGCGATGTTCAACGGCCTTGTCGCGCTGGGCCTCGCCGAGAAATGCGAAGTCCCCGCGCCCACCCGCGAAAGCCTGCGCTTCGAGGAGCCGCACAAGGAGATCGCCTCACTCGGCAAGCACCAGCAGATCGCTCTCGACGCACTTGGCGAGGCACTACGGCGAAAAAGCTTCCAGACCTTATTGCTCCACGGCGTAACTGGCAGCGGTAAAACGCTCGTCTACATCGAGCTGCTCCGCAAGGTGCTCACCGAGGGCAAGACCGCCATTGTGCTGGTGCCGGAAATCTCCCTCACGCCGCAGACCGCAGCGCGCTTCCGGCACTATTTCGGGGACGACATCCAGATCATGCACAGCGCCATGAGCGACCGGGAAAAGTACGACGCCTGGCAACGACTGCGGCAGGGCAAGGCCCGCATCGCCCTCGGCGCTCGCTCGACCATCTTCGCGCCGCTGGAGAACGTCGGGGCGATCATCGTGGACGAGGAGCACGACGCCGCCTACAAGCAGGACCGCACGCCACGCTACCACGCCCGCGACACGGCGGTGATGCGGGCAAAGTTCGAGAACGCGCTCTGCGTGCTCGGCTCGGCCACACCATCGTTCGAGTCCTACCGGAACGCACTGGAGGGCAAGTACGCGCTGCTCGAACTGCCGGAGCGCGTTGACAACGCCCGGATGCCCTCGATCAAGCTCGTCTGGATGCCCGGCAGCCAGCGCGTCACACCGTCGATTTCGGGGGCGCTCTACGACTCCATCCGCGATAGACTACGGCGCGACGAGCAGGTGATCCTGCTGCAAAACCGCCGTGGCTTCGCGGGCAGCATTCTCTGCTTCGACTGCGGCCACACGCCGCAATGCCGCTTCTGCAACATCCCGCTGGTCTATCACACAAGCGACCAGAGCCTGCGTTGCCACTACTGCGGCCACATCGAGCCGTTCCGCCAGAGGTGCCCCGCCTGCAAATCGGAAAACCTCTTCTACAAGAGCAGCGGCACCGAGCGTATCGAAGAGGAGCTGAACAAGCTCTTCCCCGGCGAGAGGATTCTCCGCATGGACATCGACACCACCTCGACAAAAGACGCACACGCCTCGCTGCTCACCGCCTTTCGCGAAAAGAGCGCGCGCATCCTGCTCGGCACGCAGATGGTCGCCAAGGGACTCGACTTTCCGGAGGTGACGCTCGTCGGCGTGCTGATGGCCGACATCGGCCTGAACCTCCCCGACTTCCGCGCCTCGGAGCGCATCTACTCGCTCCTGATGCAGGTCGCCGGACGGGCCGGACGCTCGTCGATGCCAGGCGAGGTGCTGCTTCAGCTTTACAATCGCGACAACGAGCTATTCCAGCACGTCATTCGCGCCGACTACCGAAAATTTTTCGAAGCGGAGATGACGACGCGCCTCGAACTTGGCTATCCGCCGTTCACCCGCCTCGTCAAGTTCGAGTGCTCGTCACCCTCGGAATCGGTGGCGGAAAAAGGGGCTCTGGCACTGCGGGAGCATCTGCGCCCGATGGTGCCAGAAGAGTTCGGCGCGATCCTCGGCCCTGCCCCGGCGGGGATCAACAGAATAAAAGGGCGCTACCGCTATCAGCTCATCCTGAAGCTCTCCGGCATCAAGCTTCCCTCAGCCATGCTCCGGCAGGTGCAGCACGACACGCTCAGCGCATTTCGGGGAGAAAATCTCGTCATCACCGTCGATGTCGATCCGCAGCATCTTCTGTGA
- the adk gene encoding adenylate kinase — protein sequence MRVILLGAPGAGKGTQAQYISEAFGIPQISTGDMLRAAVKAASPLGLAAKKVMDEGGLVPDDIIISLVKERLEQSDCSNGCLFDGFPRTLAQAEALRAEGIRIDHIIEINVPDEEIIKRMSGRRVHLASGRTYHIAFNPPAVPDSDDVTGEPLVQRDDDCEETVRKRLKAYHELTELLVGYYRNLSMNGSADAPKYSRITGIGGVEEIKEEIIAALNG from the coding sequence ATGAGAGTCATCCTGTTGGGCGCACCGGGCGCCGGCAAAGGAACACAGGCACAATACATTTCTGAAGCTTTCGGCATACCCCAGATATCGACCGGCGACATGCTGCGCGCCGCCGTCAAAGCCGCATCTCCGCTTGGCCTTGCCGCCAAGAAGGTCATGGATGAAGGCGGTCTCGTACCGGACGACATTATCATCAGCCTTGTCAAAGAGCGCCTCGAACAGTCTGACTGCTCCAATGGCTGCCTCTTCGACGGCTTCCCGCGCACGCTCGCCCAGGCCGAAGCCCTGAGAGCCGAGGGCATCCGAATCGACCATATCATCGAAATCAACGTCCCCGACGAAGAGATCATCAAACGCATGAGTGGACGCCGCGTTCATCTCGCTTCCGGCCGCACCTACCACATCGCGTTCAATCCCCCGGCTGTCCCGGACAGTGACGACGTTACCGGAGAGCCGCTGGTGCAGCGGGACGACGACTGCGAAGAGACCGTGCGCAAGCGACTGAAAGCGTATCATGAGCTGACCGAACTGCTGGTCGGCTACTATCGCAACCTCTCGATGAACGGCTCTGCCGACGCTCCGAAATACTCCAGAATCACAGGAATCGGCGGCGTCGAAGAGATCAAGGAGGAGATCATCGCCGCGCTCAACGGATAA
- the rlmN gene encoding 23S rRNA (adenine(2503)-C(2))-methyltransferase RlmN: MTKNSQSARKEIQHCDRPNIRWLTRQKLGELMADLGEPAFRASQLHRWLYSNLALDFEEMSSFGKLLRQKLSSEWSIRPASLADSESETIETNSTAGFPTAKFLIRLEDGELVESVLIPSEERMTACVSTQVGCALRCTFCATGQMGFTRNLVASEITDQAFLLDAEAIKHYGRGLSNIVFMGMGEPLLNLDNVFESIRTLTEQDYRFSISQKKITISTVGLPTEMERVARSGLRTKLAISLHSADQSVRERLMPVAVDSTLDKLAKAISSYNTMTGQPVTLVYMLLEGVNDSPEDARKLVRFAKRVLCKINLIDYNSIVTLKFKPGYSSSKTMFIQLLLDAGLTVTVRKSQGATINAACGQLATRPSR, translated from the coding sequence ATGACGAAAAACAGCCAATCGGCACGAAAAGAAATACAGCATTGCGACCGCCCAAACATAAGGTGGCTGACAAGACAGAAGCTTGGCGAACTCATGGCCGATCTCGGCGAACCCGCCTTCCGCGCAAGTCAACTGCACCGGTGGCTGTACAGTAACCTGGCCCTCGATTTCGAAGAGATGAGCAGCTTTGGCAAGTTGTTGCGTCAGAAGCTTTCTTCGGAATGGAGTATTCGTCCTGCCTCGCTGGCCGATTCTGAAAGCGAAACAATCGAGACGAATTCAACGGCGGGCTTCCCGACAGCTAAATTTCTCATTCGTCTGGAGGACGGTGAACTGGTTGAAAGCGTTCTCATCCCTTCCGAAGAGCGCATGACCGCCTGCGTATCCACCCAGGTTGGCTGCGCCCTCCGCTGCACCTTCTGCGCCACGGGACAGATGGGTTTCACAAGAAATCTCGTGGCATCGGAGATCACCGATCAGGCATTCCTGCTCGATGCGGAAGCCATAAAACACTACGGACGGGGGCTGAGCAATATCGTCTTCATGGGGATGGGCGAGCCGTTGCTCAATCTCGACAATGTATTCGAGTCGATCAGAACGCTGACCGAACAGGATTATCGCTTCAGCATTTCCCAAAAAAAAATCACGATCTCGACTGTCGGCTTGCCGACAGAGATGGAGCGCGTCGCCCGCTCTGGCCTCAGAACCAAACTCGCCATATCGCTGCACAGCGCCGATCAGAGCGTCAGGGAGCGGTTGATGCCGGTCGCCGTGGACAGTACTCTCGACAAACTTGCCAAAGCCATAAGCTCCTACAACACCATGACCGGCCAGCCGGTGACGCTGGTCTACATGCTTCTTGAAGGGGTCAACGACTCCCCCGAAGATGCCCGCAAACTGGTTCGTTTCGCGAAGAGAGTGTTGTGCAAAATTAATTTGATTGATTATAATTCTATCGTTACCTTGAAGTTCAAGCCGGGTTACAGCAGCTCGAAAACCATGTTTATTCAACTGTTGCTGGATGCTGGATTGACTGTTACCGTCAGAAAAAGTCAGGGCGCCACCATCAACGCAGCATGCGGACAACTGGCCACCCGTCCATCGCGGTAA
- a CDS encoding winged helix-turn-helix domain-containing protein: MTLEPTKNKKDYDHQRLDKVIHARIRFAALAYLLSETEASFVDIRDSIRVTDGNLSIHLRKLEAAGYVECIKSFESRKPLSNYRVTEKGREAFARYLSNMEKFCDDMPGLQAETA, from the coding sequence ATGACTTTGGAACCGACGAAAAACAAAAAGGATTACGATCATCAACGTCTCGACAAGGTGATCCATGCGCGAATCCGTTTTGCGGCGCTGGCTTACCTCTTGAGCGAAACTGAAGCATCGTTCGTGGATATTCGCGACAGCATCAGGGTCACTGATGGAAATCTCAGCATTCATCTCAGAAAGCTCGAGGCGGCAGGGTATGTGGAGTGCATCAAGAGTTTCGAGAGCCGCAAGCCCCTGAGCAATTACCGGGTTACCGAAAAAGGGCGGGAGGCATTTGCCCGTTACCTCAGTAATATGGAAAAATTCTGTGATGATATGCCGGGGTTGCAAGCCGAAACCGCTTGA
- a CDS encoding DHH family phosphoesterase encodes MIIPEYGRTLTPDEWKPVIDEMLASAHVLFTTHENSDGDGLGSQVALALALKALGKEVAIFNPTEVPPNYLFLKELHDIKIFRDRDEESMQEFFLADLLVVLDANLHDRIGRLWPHVEFAREMSRLRLLCVDHHLEPEDFADITVCETYASSTGELVCDLISALELRTGKKLITPEVASALYAAIMTDTGSFRFPKTTPYTYRLAGMLVENGADPELVYDRIYNALTPEALKLLGLSLSSIKIIENGLISWLFISQEMLNQTGSKLFDTDLIIRYLLSVPTVKVAVLLVEMQDGRAKVSFRSRGKIYVNQLAKHHGGGGHMNAAGCLLRMSAEKAQLVILEDVRKFTLEQVSS; translated from the coding sequence ATGATTATACCCGAATATGGCCGGACATTGACCCCTGATGAGTGGAAACCGGTCATCGATGAGATGCTGGCATCCGCACACGTTCTGTTTACTACTCACGAAAATTCCGATGGCGACGGGCTTGGCAGCCAGGTCGCTCTTGCTCTCGCGCTCAAGGCGCTTGGAAAGGAGGTTGCGATTTTCAACCCGACGGAAGTGCCTCCGAACTACCTGTTTCTGAAGGAGCTTCATGACATAAAAATTTTCCGCGATCGTGACGAGGAGTCCATGCAGGAGTTTTTCCTCGCTGATCTGCTGGTGGTGCTTGACGCCAATCTGCATGATCGTATAGGCAGGCTCTGGCCACATGTCGAGTTCGCGCGGGAGATGAGTCGGCTCAGGCTGCTCTGCGTCGATCATCATCTGGAGCCGGAAGATTTTGCAGATATCACAGTCTGCGAGACCTACGCCTCTTCGACAGGCGAGCTTGTCTGCGATCTCATTTCCGCTCTCGAGTTACGCACCGGGAAAAAGCTGATCACGCCCGAAGTGGCTTCTGCCCTTTATGCGGCCATAATGACCGATACCGGTTCATTCAGGTTTCCCAAGACAACTCCCTATACCTACCGTCTGGCAGGGATGCTGGTTGAAAACGGCGCCGATCCCGAACTGGTGTACGACCGCATCTACAACGCTCTCACGCCGGAGGCGCTGAAGCTGCTTGGCTTGTCGCTTTCAAGCATCAAGATCATCGAGAATGGCCTGATTTCCTGGCTTTTCATCTCCCAGGAGATGCTCAATCAGACCGGCAGCAAGCTTTTCGACACCGATCTCATCATTCGCTATCTTCTGAGCGTTCCAACCGTAAAGGTGGCGGTACTGCTTGTCGAGATGCAGGACGGGCGGGCCAAGGTGAGCTTCAGGTCGCGGGGCAAAATCTATGTCAATCAGCTTGCCAAACATCACGGCGGCGGCGGGCACATGAACGCCGCGGGCTGCCTGTTGCGGATGTCCGCAGAGAAGGCGCAGCTCGTGATTCTCGAGGATGTTCGCAAATTCACTCTCGAGCAGGTCAGCAGTTAA
- a CDS encoding leucyl aminopeptidase: MKYTVTATEGGLVKADILVRFFNKKEMKRDAAKVLAALGIVAAPDGDFKASAGETAILYRQASGKAASRVLLAGIGEGKSVEDFRKAADAAARKAVDMHLGVLALDCSSIGDWAKQSGLKPDELTATLVEGVLYGAYRFESLKSGKLDKEEKKSNKPKNLEELVLAGCGDRLEAIEKGAGKGMIVGDCQNRARDLVNLPGNHLSAEALAGAAIEAGKRGGFEVTVFDKKRITELGMGGLLAVNKGSEEPPTFTILDYKPKGKAKKTVALVGKGVTFDSGGISLKPAQGMDEMKSDMSGAAAVIATVEAAASLGLPLRVIGLVPATDNMPSGSAQKPGDVITTMSGITVEVGNTDAEGRLILADALTYAKKEYDPDVIVDLATLTGACIVALGHSVAGLFSNDDKLAESIFEAGQSSGEKVWRLPLWEEYDELIKSDVADVHNTGGRGAGTITAAKFLQKFIDGHKRWAHIDIAGPAFPAKSGSKTPGGTGFGVRLVLDLLKSWS; encoded by the coding sequence ATGAAGTATACCGTTACGGCAACGGAGGGCGGGCTGGTCAAAGCCGATATCCTCGTCCGGTTTTTCAACAAGAAAGAGATGAAGCGGGATGCCGCGAAGGTGCTCGCCGCACTCGGCATCGTCGCGGCTCCCGATGGCGATTTCAAAGCATCGGCGGGTGAAACCGCCATCCTCTACCGCCAGGCTTCAGGCAAGGCGGCTTCGCGGGTGCTTCTTGCCGGTATCGGCGAAGGCAAGAGCGTCGAGGATTTTCGTAAAGCTGCCGATGCCGCCGCCCGCAAGGCGGTCGATATGCATCTGGGCGTTCTCGCGCTCGATTGCTCGTCGATTGGCGATTGGGCGAAACAGTCCGGTCTCAAGCCGGATGAGCTGACGGCCACGCTTGTCGAGGGCGTGCTGTACGGCGCGTATCGCTTCGAGAGCCTCAAGAGCGGCAAGCTCGACAAGGAGGAGAAGAAATCGAACAAGCCGAAAAACCTCGAAGAGCTGGTGCTAGCCGGATGCGGTGACCGGCTCGAAGCGATCGAAAAAGGGGCCGGAAAGGGCATGATCGTCGGCGATTGCCAGAACCGGGCAAGAGACCTCGTCAACCTGCCGGGCAACCATCTCTCTGCCGAAGCGCTCGCCGGGGCGGCCATTGAGGCCGGAAAGAGAGGCGGCTTCGAGGTGACAGTATTCGACAAAAAGAGAATCACCGAGCTTGGCATGGGCGGCCTGCTCGCCGTCAACAAGGGGAGCGAAGAGCCGCCGACCTTCACCATTCTCGACTACAAACCTAAGGGCAAGGCGAAAAAAACTGTCGCGCTGGTGGGCAAGGGCGTGACCTTCGATTCCGGCGGCATCTCGCTGAAGCCCGCCCAGGGGATGGATGAGATGAAATCGGACATGTCCGGAGCCGCCGCGGTGATCGCCACGGTCGAGGCCGCGGCAAGCCTCGGGCTTCCGTTGCGGGTGATCGGCCTCGTTCCGGCTACCGACAATATGCCGAGTGGATCGGCGCAGAAGCCCGGTGACGTCATCACGACCATGTCGGGCATTACGGTCGAGGTCGGCAACACCGACGCGGAAGGGCGCCTGATTCTGGCCGACGCGCTCACCTACGCCAAAAAGGAGTACGATCCCGACGTGATCGTCGATCTGGCGACCCTCACCGGCGCCTGCATCGTGGCACTCGGCCACTCGGTGGCGGGACTTTTCAGCAATGATGACAAGCTGGCGGAGAGTATTTTCGAGGCCGGTCAGTCGTCTGGCGAAAAGGTGTGGCGGTTGCCGCTCTGGGAGGAGTACGACGAGCTGATCAAGTCCGACGTGGCTGACGTGCACAATACCGGCGGACGCGGCGCGGGCACGATTACCGCAGCGAAGTTCCTCCAGAAGTTCATCGACGGCCACAAGCGCTGGGCGCATATCGACATCGCCGGTCCGGCCTTCCCGGCAAAGAGCGGCTCGAAGACGCCCGGCGGCACCGGTTTCGGTGTGCGGCTCGTGCTCGACCTGCTCAAGAGCTGGTCGTGA